Proteins encoded by one window of Musa acuminata AAA Group cultivar baxijiao chromosome BXJ2-9, Cavendish_Baxijiao_AAA, whole genome shotgun sequence:
- the LOC135623356 gene encoding uncharacterized protein LOC135623356 — translation MAAATVALSAVATSFSASRRKARLYSLPSRRPSLFFLYAPEPSRASKIPPLGTKGCTLRLFARAVSPVRSLSSCPSTECACEPEAEETRQSGLGRLLLCASVWKAFVFASCVACGACLAADGSIRASSLGLKVATALRRIGWPDEAVVFAVATLPVLELRGAIPVGYWMQLDPLKLTVLSILGNMAPVPFIILYLKRFASFVSQRSAVATRFVNLLFERAREKAGPVEEFQWLGLMLFVAVPFPGTGAWTGAIIASILDMPFWSAFSANFVGVVLAGLLVHLLVNLGLKYAVLTGLLMFFASTVIWSVLRSFKRSINSN, via the exons ATGGCTGCTGCTACGGTGGCATTGTCGGCAGTAGCAACCTCCTTTTCTGCAAGCAGAAGAAAGGCTCGTCTCTATTCGCTCCCCTCAAGGAggccttctctcttcttcctctatgCCCCAGAGCCATCCCGCGCTTCAAAAATCCCACCTTTGGGCACAAAG GGCTGTACCCTACGGTTGTTCGCCAGGGCTGTCTCCCCCGTTAGAAGCTTGTCGTCATGCCCTTCGACGGAATGCGCATGTGAACCGGAAGCGGAAGAAACCAGGCAGTCTGGCCTTGGTAGGCTCCTCCTGTGCGCCTCGGTCTGGAAAGCTTTCGTCTTTGCCTCCTGTGTTGCTTGTGGTGCTTGCCTCGCTGCCGATGGATCCATAAGAGCTTCTAGTTTGGGGTTGAAGGTTGCTACAGCGCTGAGAAGAATAGGCTGGCCTGATGAGGCCGTTGTGTTTGCCGTTGCGACCCTTCCTGTGCTGGAGCTCCGTGGCGCTATTCCGGTCGGCTACTGGATGCAGCTTGATCCTCTTAAGCTCACAGTCCTATCCATTCTTGG AAACATGGCTCCGGTGCCGTTCATCATCCTCTACCTGAAAAGGTTTGCGTCTTTCGTCTCACAAAGGAGTGCGGTGGCAACCCGGTTTGTGAACCTTTTGTTTGAGAGGGCCAGAGAGAAGGCAGGGCCCGTGGAGGAGTTCCAATGGCTGGGTTTGATGCTGTTTGTGGCGGTGCCTTTTCCTGGTACAGGTGCTTGGACTGGAGCCATCATCGCGTCCATCCTTGACATGCCTTTCTGGTCAGCTTTCTCAGCTAATTTTGTCGGGGTTGTTCTGGCTGGGCTGCTGGTTCATTTGCTCGTGAATCTTGGCCTGAAATATGCAGTCTTGACTGGTTTGCTTATGTTCTTTGCATCCACTGTCATATGGAGTGTCCTGCGGTCATTTAAGAGATCAATCAATTCAAACTGA